A region from the Benincasa hispida cultivar B227 chromosome 12, ASM972705v1, whole genome shotgun sequence genome encodes:
- the LOC120092987 gene encoding myosin-6-like isoform X3, with translation MQKLFGTTIQVVLVSDPERNYHCFYMLCAAPPEEVKKYKLGDPRDFHYLNQSNCYALDGIDDAKEYIATRKAMEVVGISSDEQDGIFRVVAAILHLGNIEFAKGKEADSSVPKDEKSWFHLRTAAELFMCDEKALEDSLCKRVIVTRDETITKWLDPNSAALSRDALAKIVYSRLFDWLVDKINNSIGQDPNSKFLIGVLDIYGFESFKTNSFEQFCINLTNEKLQQHFNQHVFKMEQEEYTREEIDWSYIDFVDNQDVLDLIEKKPGGIIALLDEACMFPRSTHETFAQKLYQTFKNHRRFSKPKLARSDFTIAHYAGDVTYQTDLFLDKNKDYVVAEHQALLSASKCSFVSCLFPPLAEESSKSSKFSSIGSRFKLQLVSLLETLSATEPHYIRCVKPNNLLKPAIFENKNILQQLRCGGVMEAIRISCAGFPTRKTFDEFVDRFGLLAPEVLDGSSDEVAACKRLLEKVGLKGYQIGKTKVFLRAGQMAELDALRTEILGRSASIIQRKVRSYLARRSFVLLRRSAIQLQSACRGQLAREVFEGLRREASSLMIQRNLRMHLCRKAYKEKYSSAVSIQTGMRGMAARNELRFRRRSKAAIIIQSYCRRFLAQLHYKKLKKAAITTQSAWRGKVARKELRKLKMAARETGALQAAKNKLEKQVEELTWRLQLEKRMRADLEEAKTQENEKLQSALQDMQFQLKETKAMFEREREAAKKAADIIPIVKEVPVLDNATIEKISSENEKLKALVNSLEKKIDETEKKYEEANRVSEERLKQASEAETKIIQLKTAMQRLEEKFSNIESENQILRQQTFLKTPVKKMADHLPIAAAEKLENGNHSVEDNRIDEQFVTPVKALKRISSESEIKLSRSHFEHQQENVDALVSCVMNNIGYSNGKPVAAFTIYKCLLHWKSFEAEKTSVFDRLIQMIGSAIENQDNNDHLAYWLSNTSALLFLLQRSLKAPGAPRKPPPSTSLFGRMTMGFRSSPSSNNLGSSLKVVRQVDAKYPALLFKQQLTAYVEKIFGIIRDNLKKELTSLLSLCIQAPRTSKGVLRSGRSFGKDTQTNYWQSIIESLNLLLCTLKENFVPQILIQNIFVQNFSYINVQLFNSLLLRRECCTFSNGEYVKSGLAELELWCCQAKEEYAGVSWDELKHIRQAVGFLVIHQKYRISYDEITNDLCPILSVQQLYRICTLYWDDNYNTRSVSPDVISSMRVLMTEDSNNAVSSSFLLDDNSSIPFSVEDLSNSLQEKDFSGVKPADELLGNPAFQFLHE, from the exons ATGCAAAAACTGTTCGGAACAACAATTCAAG TCGTTTTG GTGTCTGATCCAGAGAGAAACTATCATTGCTTCTACATGCTTTGTGCTGCACCACCGGAG GAGGTGAAGAAGTATAAATTGGGGGACCCAAGAGATTTCCATTATCTAAATCAATCAAACTGCTATGCTTTGGATGGAATTGATGATGCCAAAGAATATATTGCAACAAGAAAAGCAATGGAAGTTGTTGGGATAAGTTCGGATGAGCAG GATGGAATATTTCGTGTTGTGGCTGCAATTCTTCATCTTGGAAACATTGAATTTGCAAAAGGGAAGGAGGCTGATTCTTCTGTTCCCAAAGATGAAAAATCTTGGTTCCATCTTAGAACTGCTGCGGAGCTTTTCAT GTGTGATGAAAAGGCCTTGGAAGATTCTCTCTGCAAGCGTGTGATCGTCACTCGTGATGAAACTATCACAAAGTGGCTGGATCCAAATTCTGCAGCCCTTAGCAGAGATGCATTGGCAAAAATTGTATACTCAAGGTTATTTGACTG GCTGGTGgacaaaattaataattcaatTGGCCAGGATCCTAATTCAAAGTTCTTGATTGGAGTACTGGATATCTATGGATTTGAGAGTTTCAAGACAAACAG CTTTGAGCAATTTTGTATCAACTTGACTAATGAAAAGCTTCAGCAGCATTTCAATCAG CATGTTTTCAAGATGGAGCAAGAAGAGTATACAAGAGAGGAAATTGATTGGAGCTATATTGATTTTGTTGATAATCAAGACGTCCTCGATCTCATTGAAAAG AAACCTGGTGGTATTATTGCCCTTCTGGATGAAGCATG TATGTTCCCCAGATCAACTCATGAAACATTTGCTCAAAAGTTGTATCAAACATTCAAAAATCATAGACGCTTCAGTAAACCAAAATTAGCCCGGAGTGACTTCACAATTGCTCATTATGCTGGGGAT GTCACCTATCAGACCGATTTATTTCTGGACAAAAATAAAGATTATGTTGTTGCTGAACACCAAGCACTCTTGAGTGCTTCCAAATGCTCCTTCGTGTCATGTTTGTTTCCTCCATTAGCTGAAGAATCGTCCAAATCTTCAAAGTTCTCATCAATAGGTTCTCGTTTCAAG CTACAATTGGTATCACTGCTGGAAACTCTAAGTGCTACTGAGCCCCATTACATTCGATGTGTAAAGCCCAATAATCTTCTAAAGCCTGCTATCTTTGAGAATAAGAATATATTACAACAACTACGATGCGGG GGAGTCATGGAGGCAATTAGGATAAGTTGTGCTGGTTTTCCAACAAGGAAAACTTTTGACGAATTTGTTGACCGATTTGGACTCCTAGCGCCAGAAGTTTTGGATGGGAG TTCTGATGAAGTGGCTGCTTGCAAGAGGCTTCTAGAGAAAGTTGGACTTAAGGGATACCAG ATTGGTAAGACAAAGGTGTTTCTTAGAGCCGGTCAGATGGCTGAACTTGATGCGCTTAGAACTGAGATCTTAGGGCGATCAGCAAGTATTATTCAGCGGAAGGTTCGTTCTTATCTGGCACGTAGAAGTTTTGTATTGCTTCGGAGATCAGCTATACAACTGCAGTCTGCTTGTAGAG GACAACTTGCTCGAGAAGTATTTGAGGGCCTGAGGAGAGAAGCGTCTTCTTTAATGATTCAAAGGAATTTGCGCATGCATCTCTGCAGGAAAGCTTACAAAGAAAAGTACTCTTCAGCTGTTTCTATTCAAACTGGAATGCGTGGAATGGCTGCTCGCAATGAGCTACGCTTCAGAAGGCGGTCTAAAGCAGCAATTATTATCCAG AGCTACTGTCGCAGATTTTTGGCCCAGCTGCACTATAAGAAGTTGAAGAAAGCAGCAATCACCACTCAATCTGCATGGAGAGGAAAAGTTGCTCGTAAGGAACTACGGAAGCTGAAGATG GCTGCAAGGGAAACTGGAGCTCTTCAAGCTGCAAAGAATAAATTGGAAAAGCAAGTCGAGGAATTAACATGGAGACTGCAGTTGGAGAAGCGCATGAGG GCTGACTTGGAAGAAGCTAAAACACAAGAAAATGAGAAGTTGCAATCTGCTTTGCAAGATATGCAGTTTCAATTGAAAGAAACAAAAGCGATGTTTGAGAGGGAACGTGAAGCTGCAAAGAAGGCTGCAGATATTATTCCAATTGTGAAGGAGGTTCCAGTTCTTGACAATGCAACGATTGAGAAAATTTCCAGTGAAAATGAAAAGCTCAAG GCGTTGGTAAATTCActggaaaagaaaattgatgaaACAGAGAAAAAGTATGAAGAGGCGAACAGAGTTAGTGAAGAAAGGTTGAAGCAAGCATCAGAGGCAGAaacaaaaattattcaattaaagACTGCTATGCAGAG gcttgaagaaaagttctcaAATATTGAATCTGAAAATCAGATTCTTCGGCAGCAGACCTTCCTGAAAACACCAGTAAAAAAAATGGCTGACCATCTTCCTATTGCAGCAGCAGAG AAACTGGAGAACGGTAACCATTCAGTTGAAGATAACAGAATCGAT GAGCAGTTTGTAACACCCGTGAAAGCACTGAAGAGAATTAGCTCAGAATCTGAAATTAAGTTGAGTAGATCGCATTTTGAACATCAACAA GAGAATGTTGATGCTCTCGTCAGTTGTGTCATGAATAACATCGGGTACAGTAATGGGAAGCCTGTAGCTGCATTTACCATTTATAAATGCCTTCTTCACTGGAAATCTTTTGAAGCTGAAAAAACAAGTGTATTTGATCGCCTAATTCAGATGATTGGATCTGCAATAGAG AATCAAGACAACAATGATCATCTGGCCTATTGGTTGTCAAACACATCCGCACTACTATTTTTGCTTCAACGAAGCTTGAAAGCTCCTGGTGCTCCTCGGAAACCTCCACCTTCAACATCCTTATTTGGAAGGATGACTATG GGTTTTCGTTCGTCTCCTTCTTCCAACAATCTTGGATCTTCACTTAAGGTCGTACGTCAAGTGGATGCTAAATATCCAGCTTTGCTATTCAAGCAGCAGCTGACAGCATATGTCGAAAaaatatttggaattatccGGGATAACTTGAAGAAGGAGTTGACATCATTGCTTTCCTTGTGTATCCAA GCACCAAGAACATCGAAAGGAGTATTGCGATCCGGAAGATCATTTGGGAAAGATACTCAAACAAATTACTGGCAGAGCATCATAGAAAGCCTAAACTTGCTTCTCTGtacattgaaagaaaatttt GTTCCGCAAATTCTTATCCAGAATATCTTTGTTCAAAACTTTTCGTATATTAATGTTCAACTCTTCAATAG CCTCCTCCTCCGTCGAGAATGTTGTACATTCAGCAATGGGGAATATGTAAAATCTGGGTTAGCTGAGTTGGAGCTCTGGTGCTGCCAGGCAAAAGAGGAG TATGCTGGTGTTTCTTGGGATGAGCTTAAACACATAAGACAAGCTGTTGGCTTCTTG GTTATACATCAGAAATACAGAATTTCCTATGATGAAATCACCAATGATCTTTGCCCt ATCCTGAGTGTCCAGCAACTTTATAGAATATGTACACTCTACTGGGACGACAACTATAACACTCGAAGCGTGTCGCCCGAT GTAATATCTAGTATGAGAGTGCTCATGACCGAGGACTCCAACAATGCAGTCAGCAGTTCCTTCCTATTGGATGACAATTCCAG CATCCCCTTCTCGGTTGAAGACCTATCGAACTCGCTGCAAGAGAAAGATTTCTCGGGTGTGAAGCCCGCCGATGAACTACTCGGGAACCCAGCCTTCCAATTTTTACACGAGTGA